TTTACTATTTGGCCAAATTTTCAACCAATCCTTGGAAATCATGACCCTATCAATtctgcttctcacagaaccatCTGATTTATACCAAGTAAATTTCCTGCCAATCATTGGGATATCCAACAACTCTGAcctttcaataaaattattaaactcCCAATTTTCTTTGCTATAATCTGACACATAAACAAAACTTTTTCTATCTTGTTGTATTTCTACGTTTATGAAAGATTTGGTTTAATGCAACCTGGATTGTTGATTGGTtgttacaaaaagagaaaagcaagtataatatacaaaacatgataatattaaaaaaaataggtcATTCACATGTTGTGATAGCTAAAACTTGACATTCTTTCCATGAGCTTTGTAggttgtttcttttattttcatgaAACAAGTGAGTCTTCTATAAATACACAATATACATATATGAGGCTTTTGAGTTTGTAGACAAGTTGCCCAATCTGAGTCACTCAAGGCTTTGAGTTGGATGATGTTGTTACTACCACTACTAGAAAATTGTTGAATAGTGACCGAAATCAGTGATTGAAAAATATGGTCACTATTAGTAACCAAATTAGTGACCGAAAAATGTGATTACTATCGGTGACAAGaagttatttttatgatttaatgACCGAAATAGTGACTACATTTTTAGTCACAGAAAATCAACCACCAATTAAAACAGTGACCGAGTTATACTTGGAAGAATCATTATCATTGAGCTTAGTTGCTTAAGATTTCACTTATTGATAACAAAAAAGCAAGCAAAAGACACAAGGTAGTAGTTTTTTCTACAAAAGAAAAAGTGGCAATGAAATCCAAGCCTTCAAGTTGAGTATATTCCTTGGCTACAAGGCGTACTTTATAGTTCTTTACGGTTCCATCTTACCTATGTTTCACCTTGCAGACCCACTGATAACCAATAATAGACTTATTAGGTGGGAGATCACTAGGGATCCAGGTTTGGTTTGCTTCAAAAGCAACAATCTCTCCATTCATAGATTTTATCTAGCAATCATCTTTAGAAGCATCTTCATGTTTTCTTGGCTCATGATTGAAGGATATATGTATTTCTAAAAGCAGTAGATAGGCAATTATATGAGACAAAAGATTATATAGGATATTGATTACCTCAACAACTATGGaggaaaaaaagttattatttattttgaaatattcaaGAAACGTTCGAGGCCTGTGAGTGCGTGAATGTCGAAAATGCATCATGGACTcattattatcataattatcaTCATGAAATTTATcttgattttttaaaacaacACTTTCATAACTTTGAGAGTAATTTTCTATTGTAGGTAAAGATATGATATTACAATGTGTTTGCATTATCATTTTGAAGATAATTATGGGAAATAATTCTCATGAAAGATAACATGAagataaatttcaattttatgatTCTTGAGATTAAGAAACATATATCCTTTTGCGTTAGGTTTAAAACCAAAGACTCCATGAGAAGCTCGACTATTTAACTTTTTCCATGAGTAGTGAGGGTATTGGCATAAAACAGACAACCAAAGATACGTAAAGTAGATATATTACAACTTTCCAAACTAAGCAAAGACGTGGGAATACAATTAATCAAATATATTACATGTAAATTGACAAAACACCAGAAACTCATAGGCAAGTTGGATTGAAATAACAACACAAGTTATATTCAAAATGTAATGATGCTTGAATTCAACGATGCCATTTTGTTTAGGTGGCTCGACTCATGTAATTTGGTGAATTATACCTTTAGAGGAAAACTATTGTTGCATAGAAAACTCTTTGCAATTACTAGTACGAATAGTTTGAATAAtgcaatcaaattaattttcaatttgtGTGATGAAGCTTGTTATGTAATTATGAGTCACCTATCATAAGAAATATCCAAGTGTATCAAGTGCAACAATCTACTATAGTAAGAAAAAATTGTGTCCATGCATTGAAGCTGTAGAACATGACCCCATATATCTATATGAAGCAAAGCAAAAGGTCTCAAAGCATGTGAATCACTCAATGAGAaagggagtttttttttttgttcggCTTGATGATAGGTATCACATATATAATCTTGATCAGAAGACATGTAAGGATAAcactttttatttcatttagtTTTTCAATGGAGGGATGTCCTATTTGGTAATGCCAAAGGTCAATATTTCTAACAACACAATTAGGTTTAGCAGTTACATCGGAAAGAACAGTTTGTACAAAAGGATGTTGTATAACATGTTCACTGAGAATGTATAATACAATTATCATATCAACTATATCAAACTTCTTTTTTTGATTTTGCATCCTGTATAATTCAacattttgaagaaaatatcAACTCATATTGGAGAGAAGAAATGAGTTTTGATATTGAGATTAGATTAAAACGTGCAAGAATATATAAGCCATCAGTGAGATGAAAATACTTATTGATTCTAACAGTCCCAAAGTGAGTGGTAGAAACTTGTTTTTGGGAAGATTGTCAATAATCACTTTAATAGAATAATAAGAGATAAGGAGGTATACACGTGATTAGTGGCTCCATAATCCATAATCCAAATAGTTTTAGTATTTTTACATTCGTTACCGATAGGAGAATCATGTTGAATGGACAATGTAGACATGAAACCAACTCGATTTAGCCGACCTTATACATATTTGTGGAGAGGGGGAGGAAATCACGTCCCATCTCTTTTGTACATGCAAAGTTGTGTGACGTGTCTGGTCTAAATGTCATGAGTGGGTGGGACAAACATAGTTAGTGCATCGGGAGCCAAAACTGTAGTTTTCACAGTTTAGATTGATTGAGGAGAGCGAAGTTGTAATCGAATCTGGTCGAGTGTGTGGATAGCAGTTATAGGAGGACTGTGGAAGCACAAAAATAGATAGATCTTCAGGAACGGGCACATAGATCTCTCGGAGATTTTTTCGATGGCGCAGTTGAAGGTCTGGTCTTGGGTGACATCGAATGTACGCTCAACTTGCTTttcttattctgattggtgtctcGAACCGTTGGTTTGTATGAGATCCATCAAGAAATATAAAGGATAGCGGTGAGAAGAGGAATACAAGTTTTATTTAAGGGTAAAGGATGTAACCTGTTCGTTCTGTTTTTGACCTTTTGTATAAGGATTGTGGTATTCTTAAAATACCTCCTATTATTTATTCTGTTTTTtcgataaaaataaataaattatcaacTCCACTTCAGTAAAAAAAAGACTTAGAAACCataatattatttgttaaaagaaCTTTGGTGTAATAGTTTGATTCTTATAAAATATCACATTTAATAGGAAGAACaaggttttaaaaaatataggaaGAATGATATTCCATACTTTATTGTTGGAAAGTGCAGGCAAATGATGGGCGAAGAACTTTCTGGTTTGGGTATTAAGGAGTTGGGGAATCTGGAAAATCGACTGGAAAAGAGTTTGAAGGGTGTTCGCGTGAAAAAGGTATCATTGTTCAAAGTCAAAGCAAACCAAAGCTAGCTCCTCCCTTTCATGGTAAATGCGTGAGTCTTACATGATCACTTACTATTTTTGTTACCTGTGCAGGATCAAATCCTGATTGATGAGGTCAAAGAACTACACCAAAAGGTTTCATGAATCAGGTTTTGTTCCTTAAAATGATTCGTAGTATTCCAACAAATTTCTGACTGCTAATTTAATCGATGCTATTGTAGGGAACCCTAGCCTATCAAGAAAATGTAGAACTTCATAGAAAGATAAATCTCATACGCGAGGACAATGAAAAACTACAAAAGGTATACAAAAACTCATTCTCTATATTTACAAATCGTTCATAGTTTCATTTATATATGCCTATAAGATTGTATATGAAATATCCTTGACACGCACAACACAAAAAGCAGAGGGAGAGGACATCATGTTTATTGCACTGTTTATCTAGAACtttcaagttttattttaaccTTAACAAATAATTTGGATTTCAGATGATTGAAGCAAAAGGTAGAAAGGAAGGTGCTGCAACCTCCAATCCTCTTTCCACTATCACTTATGGTTATGACATATTTTCTCCTATAAGTCTCAAGCTAAGCCAGCCATAGCCTCAACACAGGGAATCACCAGCCAAAACAATGCAACTGGGGTAATCCTCAAACTATTTCCTCTTTGGTCTATAAACATGTTCATGGTTTCGAGTAATATAAACATACTAACTTTCGGTTTTAGATTTTCTAGCTTAGGTTTTATCTTGTGTTTTTTCTGAATTCTTAAAAGTGAACACCAAGGATTTAAAGTGTAGTTCCAGATTCAttgtaagaaaaatataacTTGTGCTGCCGCAGTTATTTCTGCATGTAGTCCTGGAGAGTCTAAAACTCTTGATGTCATTTTTTCAACACATAAATGTGTTGTGGGCCAAGTGCTAAGAAGATTTTGAACAAAAGCCACCTTAGTGTTTAACATGATAATACCAGAAATTTAAAGTAGTTGTAAAATATCAGTAAACACATTAAACAGAATCTTTTATTGGTATTAGCATctttttagagataaaaacatGTTTAATCTATTCGTAATTTCCTTTACTAATCATCTAAAGTGCACCAGATTGAGCTGCACATAGCAAGAAGTGTTCCAAAAGTTGTGATGGTGATGATTTCTGACAAGCTGCCAAGACTTGGTCCCAATGGTTGTACAATGTATAGATGTACATCGCAATAGACTATCTATCCAGAAGCATGACACATATAATAGTTACTCTGTAACATCAATGCAATAAAGATCATGTTATCATTTGTGATCAGTGTTTTTGTATAATGTCTATGTATTTGTCATCAATTGAATGCAAATCTGAGCATAATCCCTGGGGCCTATCTATGTTAAAAACCTCAGAAAGAAAACCAAGCAAAATTAATTCTTGTGTTTCTGCTCTTTCATTAAAAGAGACTAAATTTCATTTTctaattttctaaaatagaCCATATAATATATCTGCATTTCAAAATTCTACTTAATTTAGATTGTCTTCATTCCAAAgggaaaaacaaaagaaaatgatGTCTTCTTGGGGGTGGCGAAAGATAAATCATATAAagtatattgaaaaaaaaaatggccAAGGATTAGttatattagaaaaatattgaaaatgattttatttagaaaattaaGTTGGTCAATATTTGGTTTAGGATTCTATGAAATATTAACATTGCAACATTTCTCTTAAGAAATATTACCTAATTGTGcaaattaataatactttttaacaAATATGCATCCTcaataaaagaaatgaaaatcaaatacttttaaaatatattttaaaaataattgaaaaaaataataatattgactTAACAGCACAGTACCATGCCCCACTTTATTTcgataaaaaatattgaaaagacacttattgaaacaaaatttattaGCGTGTTAGATTAAATTAGTACAAGACTCATGAACAAACTCTTGTGAtccaaataataatataaacataacttttttattatttgattcTCATGGTCTTTTATCATTTAGTTATTTCAAACTAAATTGTAGACaactaagaaaagaaaaattgttttgttCATGAAGAGAGTTGCTTACATTTAGAAAAAAACAAGCAAATATTTTATTGCACAAAGTTCAATATGGTACTGcttgataaatatttattactaAAATATTGAAGATAACATGCTTGTTCTTTTGATATGATATGAATTGGATAGAATAGTTGAATCTCACCCACTccttaattatttatgtttttatgtttGAGGTTGGTGCATTTCGATCCTTGTGAACACAACCACGAGACTTAtgatacatttattttataatacatttagtgttatattttattttattctgagTGTGTTAATCTTTTTcaacatatatattattttaaaattgagaaTAAATACTTTTAATGATACTTTTGTTGTTGGTATACATTACCTAaatgtttaaataaatttatgatttAATTCTTCTAATAGTAAACGTAAGAAAGATAACATGTAAAACAAGGTcagtatataattttaatttttttaatatttatatttgtatttctaatAAATTACTAGAACACTATCCAACGTTtacttattaaatattatttaaattaaattaataattttaaaatttgaataataaatacAGAATAATATTCGTAGAGACTATTATTGTATAGTGGCATCTTGTCATTATAATGGCATAAAACAGAAGCTGCCAACATATTACAGTAGCTAACTGGTGAGGATGACAAACCCCTTCCCCACTTATATTTCAATCCTTCACCTATCCTCCAAAGAATTGATCTTAGTGTTTGTTCCTAGCTTTCATTTTACATTCTCATCAAACCAATTTCCTTCTACTCCTTTTCCAAACACtcctttcaagtttttttttcagcCAATAGCGATAAAATTAAATGGGTTCACTACAGGGTGATCTAACCCTTATACAGCATAATGATGTTTCATCTATTTTAAAGGTGATCCAATCCTTATACACTCATTTCAAGTATCTCTACCACCTTCATTCGATTACCAGATTAGCTCTCTCATTCAAATTTCTTCATATTCCGAATTTAGACTCCAAAATATCCTTTCACTATATTAATCTCCATTTTcacttattaataaaataatattattatatattaatttaaaaagtatttattaataatagaaattatttaaatattaataatttttaatatataaaataatatttaatttagttaatataataattaattatttttttatttttaaaattagtttttatttaataaattttgtaatagtatatatttaaattatatatttttttttataaattttaatatagtgAATAACTTTTGTTTGGATGTTAGAGTTTACGgttaaatataatcaattatatataaattttatcataTTTCTTTGTAGTTTTGAGTAGAAGTTTTTTATCGattttttattcctaaattttgtattttacttttttaatttggaTGTTTTTTCAATAATTCTTCTTACATGGTAAATAGgcactttttcttcttttgaagCAAACAAACGAGATTAGGAACACAGAATTATGAAAAACAATTGTAGCATTCTTTAGTACACCAAGAGTCATTTCCATTTCCCTCCCAACCCAAAACCAAAAactgaaaacagaaaacagaaaACCAGACATAAGAAAAGTGACCGCCCACGGTTTGAAATATCCACCATCGTACATTCAAATATCATCCGTACGCTTAGCATATTGATGACAAAAAATTATTGCAACAGACATATATCTATTGCTCGTACAATTACTCTTACTTTTATTACTAATTATTAATTCTAgttcttatttatttcttatttcgttttggaaatgaaaataatttttaatagataaaaacaagtttatatttttttatttaagatacTTAGAGAagaattaattttgaaattgcttaagtttattatattatttctgTGCTATTGTATTCTTCTCTTTGTTTcttttagtaaaatatttttatgatctttTGGTAGGTGAAATATATAGATAAAATGacgaataaaaataatttagactgtttagaaaaaaataatatgaaaatagttttaaaaatggtaaaatttactgttttattataatttttatttcttttaaaacataCGTTTTaactttttactttatttttcatttggTTCTgtccataatatttttttattcaccCTATCTCTTAAATAATAcgttagtttttattttatttatccttactttttatttttattcactcTATTTAGATCATCTTCAGACAAAAAAGATATTAATATTCCTAGTcctaatatttaatatatatatatatataaaataatcaaatttaatatttatttagagtaatgtattatgtttatattataaatcaatcacaaatcatatcaaataaaatttttaaaataacttttaaaaaaataatatgtacGTTAATACGTAACTCAatataaataatcattttttagttaatttcATTGGTGCTATTATATAAAAAGGAAAGATCgttttgataaatttatttgatttatttaattgaataaatttactctttaatatataaaaaataatttattcatttatttaataataaataattgaataattttttattttaaaataaagaaatatcttttccttttgaaagtaactactatataaatttttaatactaatttttataaaattatataggTGTGTgtgtattttaaattgaattgtttttctatattttaattaattattcataaaaataataaaattataaaaaaaaaaattatatatatatatatattaatgtaacaaaaatgtgaatacacatattttttctagtttatttaATATGCTTCTATCAAAAAGAAACATTTATAACAAACATAATTTTCTACAATTTTACCAagtaattactttttaaaattataataattacctataataaaaaatccccaacaataaaataaaataaatatatttatttttacaattactttcaattaaaatatttttataatttaataatatatttttatttcaccaTTATATGTTGTTGATTTTATGGGCAAAAATGTATTATATGCTGTATTCaactattttctattttaattaactattttaataaaattatatttttttaatgtaagatGCGTTTTTACTAGTATTCATAATTTAGTTTATAtaagttaaataatatttttttaaaaattaatttgataaaa
The sequence above is a segment of the Phaseolus vulgaris cultivar G19833 chromosome 2, P. vulgaris v2.0, whole genome shotgun sequence genome. Coding sequences within it:
- the LOC137811914 gene encoding MADS-box transcription factor 23-like, which translates into the protein MGRGKIVIQRIDNSTSRQVTFSKRRSGLVKKARELSILCDAEVGLIVFSSTDKLYDYASSSLKSVIDRYNKFKEDPHQLMNPALEIKGEVASLRQQVQYMQKCNRQMMGEELSGLGIKELGNLENRLEKSLKGVRVKKDQILIDEVKELHQKGTLAYQENVELHRKINLIREDNEKLQKMIEAKGRKEGAATSNPLSTITYGYDIFSPISLKLSQP